A segment of the bacterium genome:
CGCCCTGGGCCGGGTTGTCGGCGATGGTGAGGGTGTTGCCGCTGCTGCTGAGGTAGAGCTTGCCGTTGGTGTGCACGCGGCCGTTCAGGGTCATGTTCGGGCCGGGGAGGATCTCGAGGTCGTTCTTGTAGAAGGCCACGAACTGGAAGAGCGGGATGTAGCCGACCAGGAACTCGGCGCCGACGCCGGCCTCGACGTCGCCGCTCGCGTTCGTCGCGGTCGAGTTGACGATGTAGCGGTACTGGATGGCGTTCAGGCCGGAGAACAGCTCGCCCGACGGGATGACGATGTTCTGCGGATTGCCGGCGCGCTCGCTGAGCTTGTAGGTCACCGTCCGGTTGCCGACCGTCAGCGTGCGCGGGTTGAAGTCGTTGCCGGAGGGCACGTTGTATTCGAGGAAGATGTTGCGGTACTCGCCCATGCCCATGTTGAGGCCGGACTCGGCGGCGTAGAACCCGGTGATGCTGCTGCCGAAGGCGCCGCGCATCTGCTGATCGGAGCGCACCGCCAGGGCGAGCGCGATCGCCAGCGACATCAGCAGCGCCGAGAGCACGAGCACTCCGATCAGCGCCATGCCGCGCTCGTTCAGCGGCGGCGAGTTGCGACGTGTCATGCTCATCTGCCCCGTCATGCTGCTGTGCACGCGTTGTACCAATCCGCCGCGCCGTGCACTGAGCAGGACATGGCATTCGCACGCGCCGTTGCAGGCTTGCACCGGCGTCGGGAAATCGACGCCGTCGACGGGACACGTCACCCGAAGGGCGCCTGACACCTCGAGGGCGCCCGCCCCGTGGCGCCCCGGCAATCCTCGGCCGCGTCGCGGCTACTTGAAGTCCTCGGTGAAGAGGACCTGTTGGACGTAGACGAAGCGCGGCGTCAGCGGCGGCAGGTTGGCGGCGTCGTTGTACGCCGGATCGAAGTTCCACAGGCGATCCGGGGGATTGTAGATGTTGCAGCCGTTGCCGGTGCCGCACCAGTCACCGTTCACGTGCTCGGGTTGTCCGAGCGACACGAAGGAGCCCTGGTAGGTGAGGCTGGTGCCGGACCAGCTCTCGTGGAAGCGGGGGTAATTCTCGAGCCCGCCGTTGTACGAACCGGCGCCCTGATAGCCGTCCGGCGTGGTGTCGACGCCGCCGAGGAATGCGGCGTTGATCCACGTGTTCTGGGCGTTGCGCGAGGCGTTGCCGAGGCTCTGCGTGCTCTGCCCGTCGCGGCACAGGGTATTGTTGCAGGCGGCCTGGCTCTGCCAGTAGCGCTGCGAGAGCACGTTGATGCTGTCGCCGATCAGCGACGCGGGTTGGCGCGGCGGACCGGCGGGCACCGCGGCGGTGCCGCGGTTGTAGTTGCCGAGCACGTACATCGCCTGATCCGAAGCGACGGTGACACCGGTCGGGTCGGCGGACACCCCGATGCCGCCGGGCAGCGGGATGTCGGCGCTGCCGAAGACCCGCACGCCGTAGTTGTTGATCCCCGCCGACGCCGGTCCGGCGATGGTGGCGAAGATCACCAGGCCGCCCTCGCTCGTGTCGTTGGTGGCGAAGAACGGCTCGCCGTTCTGGCTGTTCCACAGGATGAGATCGCGGACGTTGAGGTTGAGCAGCAGCATCCACTTCTTCTCGCGTTGGTTGTAGAAGCCGCCGCGGCGGTAATCGCGATCGAAGGTGCCGAGCGCGGCGCCCATGAGCTCGGCGTAGACGCCGGACGCCGCGGCGCCGGCGCGTGGCCCGCCGAGCGAGCCGGGGGCGGGAATGGTGGGGCTGTACGCCGCCGCGGCGGTGTTGTTGCAGGCCGGTTGGTTGTTGCCGCAGCCGCTCGCCGGGATCGGCACGTCGGTGTAGAAGATCGGCATCGTCCCCGGGTAGCTGCTCGGACCGCGACCGGAGACGAGACCGGCGTTCCAGGTCGCGTCCGACATGAACTGCCACAGCGCGTTGGTGCGCGCGTCGTCGCGCACGCCGGCGGCGTTCACCACGTCCACCACGGCGAGGCCGCCGGGGCCGCCGGGCAGGCCGCCGGCCTGGTCGCGGTGCAGGACGATGCGCAGGTCGGCCTTCGCCCAGTACACGCCGGGATCGCCGCTGCCGCCCGGGCTGACGGTGCTCGGCGGCTTGACGATGTCCGGCTCGGGAATCGCGATGTTGCCGATGTCGCGGATCATCGAGCCCTTCCACGCCGCCAGCTCCGCGACCGGTACCTCGCGCGTGCTGCTGCCGTTGCACGGCAGGATCTTGGGATCGAGATCGCCGAACGGCGCCACCTTGTCCTCGAGCATGTCGACGCTGACCGTGCCGGTGCAGGTGTTCTGGTCCTTGCGGCCGCGATAGACGCCCAGGCCGGCCGACACCTGGACGGTGAAGACCTGCTGCGCCGGGTTGTCGGCGATGGTCAGGGTGTTGTTGGCGTTCAGGTAGAGCCGGCCGTTGGTGTGCACGCGGCCGTTCAGGGTCATGTTGGGACCGGGCAGGATCTCGAGATCGTTCCTGTAGAAGGCCACGAACTGGAAGAGCGGGATGTAGCCGACCAGGAACTCGGCGCCGACCGATGCCTCGACATCGCCGTTGACGTTCTGGGACGTCGAGTTGACGATGTAGCGGTACTGGATGGCGTTGAGGCCCGAGAACACCTCGCCCGAGGGGATGACGATGTTCTGCGGGTTGCCCGGCCGCTCCGACAGCTTGTAGCTGACCTGGCGATCGCCGAGCGCGTAGCTGCGGGCGCTGAAGTCGCTGCCGGAGGGAACGTTGTAGTCGAGGAAGATGTTGCGGTACTCGCCCATGCCCCTGTTGAGGCCGGACTCGGCGGCGTAGAAGCCGGTGACGCCGCTGCGAAAGGCCCCGCCCACCTGGGTATCGGAGCCGACCTGCAGGGCGACGGCGATCGCCAGCGACATCAACAGTGCCGTCAGGACGATGACGCCGATCAGCGCCATGCCGCGGTCATCGGCACGCAGGCGCATGGCCATGACGGCCCCCTTCCCGGTTGAGTCTATTGCGGCAGCAGATTGCGCGGCTTGACGCCCACCGACACGGTTCGCCGCAGATAGCTGCCGGTGGCGTCGGGAAGCTCCGAACGGGCGGTCACGTTCACCAGCACCTGCTCGACGACCGACCATTCGGCGTTGTTCGCCGGCAGATCGACGACGTCGCACGGCGGACAGTTGCGCCGCAGTTGATACTGGATGTTGAGCTTTTCGATGCCGACGGCGAATGACTGCGGCGATTGGTTGCCGACCTGCAGCACCAGCTCCGGCACCGTGCCGCGCCAGTTGGTGAAGTTCTGGAGGTAGAAGCGGCGCTCGTCGATGGCGTACACGCCGCTGGTCTCGGGGTAGTTGCGGCTCAGCGGCTGCTCCTTCGCGAGCTGGGTCGGCGAGGGGACCGCGATGACGTCGAAGTACTCGCCCAGGCCGTCCGGATGACGGATGTAGGCGCGCATGCCAGGGGAGAAGCCCTCCGAGCTCGAGACCGAGAAGACGCCGCCCGAGGCGGTCACCGTCGCTCCGGTCGGCACCGACGTGCGGATGCACGACAGGTCGGGGCGCGTCAGGCCGGTGCGGGTGGTGATCTGGTCCGTGTTGCCGTTGTTGATGCCGTCGAGCGAGATGAAGTCCCCCGTCACCGGCAGGCAGGCGCCGCCGAGGCGCAGGTCGCGGATGATCATGTCCACGGCGGCACGCGCGGCCTGCGTCGCCTCGACCTCACGCGACTGCCGCTTCATGTGCTCCTTGCCGGCGACGAACATGCCCGAGGTCGCGACCACGGCGAGCCCCATGAGCATGACGCCCATCAGCAGCTCGACCGCCGTGAAGCCGCCCTCAGAAGCGGCGCACTTCGGTGTAGATCGTATTGACCGTGACATTCTTCGACCCCAGCGGCTCGTTCCAGCTCACGTCGACGGCGATCGACTTGAGCCCGCTCGTCGGCGTGGCGTCCCTGACGGTGGTCCGGATCGTGAAGAGCACGCCGCCGATCGTCTTGGTCTTGGTCCCCGATGCCATGTCGCTGAAGCGCTGCGCCCGCGTCGACTCGAGCTGTTCGGCGGCCATGGAGAGCGCCCGCGTCTGCAGTTGCGAGCTCGACGCCTGGCGGATCTGCGTCACCAGGAATCGCCCCATGGTGGCGGCGGTCATGGCGAACAGGCCCAGGGCGACCAGTGTCTCGATCAACGAGATGCCGCGGGCGTCGAGGCGGCGGCGCCGGGGCTCAGTATTCTTCATAGACCTGCCCCGACGGCCATATCGAGAGCATGCGCCAGCCATTGTACGTCGAGTCCCAGAAGAGCTGGTACACCGGGTAGGTGGTGGTCACCATCATGCCGCGGGTGTTGAACTCCTGGAGCGTCGGCCAGTACCAGGTGGTGTTGACGTTGGTCGGCAGCGTGACCTGCTTCACCGTCACGTCCGTTGACCACGAGCCGTTCGCCGCCTGCTTCATCCGCTGGACCTGGTAGCTGTTGGTGGAGGTCCACTCGATGCCGAAGTGGACGCCGCTGGTGATGGCGCGATTGCGTGCCCAGCGGTAGTCCGCCACCACCTGTTTGCTGACGTTCTGGAGATTCTGCCGTCGCGTATCGAGGTGCGGCAGGCCGAGCGCCGCCAACAGGCCGAAGATGCCGACCGCGACCAGCAGCTCGATCAGCGAGTAGCCGCGCTGACCTGCCACGTGCCGTGCGATGGTCCCTGTCATCTGTCCGCCTGCCTCTCGTCGCTCCGGGAACACCACGGCAGGCGTGCAAGTGAGAGACCACCGCCCGTCAGCAGGGCGCAATGCCCCGGGACGGACTGGTCACTCGGCAAATGATCGACGAGAAAATGACGATGGCGACGAGGTGGTCACGCGGGTCGCGCTCGCTCAGTCGTCGCGCCCGCTCAGGTAGTCGGCGAGCAGGCCGCGGCTGTGCTCGTCCTCGTGGCAGTAGACGCAGAGGTTCTCCCAGTTGCTGCCGTCGGGCGGGTTGTGCTGATGATTGCCGTCCCGGTGGTGCACGGTGAGCAGGTGCAACGTGCTCGCATCGAACTCGCGCGCGCACTTGGCGCAGATCCATCCATGCAGCGCCAACGAGCGCTCGCGATAGCCCTGTGCCCGCTCGGCCGCCTGTGCCCGTGCCGCGCGCACCAGCTCCCCGGCGTCGACGGGCGCGCCACGGCGCCGCTGGCGCGAGGGGCGGAAGGAGCGGGTCATTTCGCGATCAGGTTACGCGCGGCGCTTGGTGGTGCAAGGCCGCCGTACGGGAGCGGCGCCCGTCCGGGATCTCACCGCGCCCCGAAGTAGCGCCGCGGGTTGTCGACCAGCATGGCATCGATCTTCGCCTGCGGGACGCCGGCGTCGCGCAACGCCGGGACGATGTGCAGGAAGACGTGACGCGGGTCCCACTGCGGGGCGAGCGTTTCGACCGGCAGCGGCAGCGGCCGGCCGCGCCAGCACCAGACCGAATCGTGCGAGAGCACGATCTGCCGCTCGAAGCCGATGCCGAGCAGGCCGATGAGCGACGCCAGGCGCAGGCGATCCGGGTGCAGCAGCTCGAGCCCGAAGCGATCGAAGCCGAGATAGGCGCCGGCGTCGAGCAGGTCGACGTGATAGCGCAGATCGGCGCTGCCGCACGAGTGGCCGATCACCACGTGGGCCGGGTCGACGCCCTCGGCGGTGAGGATCGCCAACTGCTCGCGCCCCATGGTCCCCTCGTCGGTGTGGGTGGTGATCGGCGCGCAGGTCGCCTTGTGGGCGCGCGCCGCGGCGGTGATCACCGCCTTCTCGTAGTCGGTGACCCGATGCGGGCCGGTGGCGACCTTGATCACGCCGGCTCTGATCCCCGTCGGGCCGATCCCCTCGGTGAGCTCCTTGACGAAGGTCTCGGTCATCTCGGCGACCGTATCGGTGAATCCGCCGCGGAACTTGTAGTACGGGGCGGCGCCCGCGTCCTCCTTGTAGAGACCGGTGGCGCAGATGACGCGGACGCCCGAGGCCTGCGACACCTCGGCGGCCAGCTCGACGTCGCGTCCGAGGTCGATCGGACAGGGGTCGACCAGCGCCGTCACCCCGAGCTCCTTGAGCTGGAGCATGTGGTCGACGCAGATCTTCTTCGCCTCCCTGGGGTCCCAGGGCGGCGCCGCGCGGTCCGATTCCCAGCCCGGCCAGCCGATCAGCAGGTGCTCGTGCATCAGCGTGATGCCGAGATCGCCGGCGCCGCAGCTCCCGGTGGCGGTGTTGATGGTGCTCATCGCGTTCCTCCGTCAATCGGTTGGCGTTCAATACCGCACCGCGAAGCCGGCGGGTGGGCCATCGCGCGGCCCCTCGCCGCGCTCGACGCTGGCGACGCGCGCGCTCGGCGGCCCCTGTCGGCACCAGGCGACCAGGCGCTCGACGGCGTCCACGTCGCCCGCGGCGACCACCTCGACTGCGCCGTCCGGGAGATTGCGCGCCCAACCGGCGAGGCCGAGGCGGCGGCCCTGCTCCACGGTGGCATAGCGAAAGCCGACCCCCTGCACCCGGCCACGCACGATCAGACGCACCGACGTCGTCACCATCGCGTCCATCCGGCCCGCTATGCCCC
Coding sequences within it:
- a CDS encoding pilus assembly PilX N-terminal domain-containing protein gives rise to the protein MAMRLRADDRGMALIGVIVLTALLMSLAIAVALQVGSDTQVGGAFRSGVTGFYAAESGLNRGMGEYRNIFLDYNVPSGSDFSARSYALGDRQVSYKLSERPGNPQNIVIPSGEVFSGLNAIQYRYIVNSTSQNVNGDVEASVGAEFLVGYIPLFQFVAFYRNDLEILPGPNMTLNGRVHTNGRLYLNANNTLTIADNPAQQVFTVQVSAGLGVYRGRKDQNTCTGTVSVDMLEDKVAPFGDLDPKILPCNGSSTREVPVAELAAWKGSMIRDIGNIAIPEPDIVKPPSTVSPGGSGDPGVYWAKADLRIVLHRDQAGGLPGGPGGLAVVDVVNAAGVRDDARTNALWQFMSDATWNAGLVSGRGPSSYPGTMPIFYTDVPIPASGCGNNQPACNNTAAAAYSPTIPAPGSLGGPRAGAAASGVYAELMGAALGTFDRDYRRGGFYNQREKKWMLLLNLNVRDLILWNSQNGEPFFATNDTSEGGLVIFATIAGPASAGINNYGVRVFGSADIPLPGGIGVSADPTGVTVASDQAMYVLGNYNRGTAAVPAGPPRQPASLIGDSINVLSQRYWQSQAACNNTLCRDGQSTQSLGNASRNAQNTWINAAFLGGVDTTPDGYQGAGSYNGGLENYPRFHESWSGTSLTYQGSFVSLGQPEHVNGDWCGTGNGCNIYNPPDRLWNFDPAYNDAANLPPLTPRFVYVQQVLFTEDFK
- a CDS encoding prepilin-type N-terminal cleavage/methylation domain-containing protein, which gives rise to MAGQRGYSLIELLVAVGIFGLLAALGLPHLDTRRQNLQNVSKQVVADYRWARNRAITSGVHFGIEWTSTNSYQVQRMKQAANGSWSTDVTVKQVTLPTNVNTTWYWPTLQEFNTRGMMVTTTYPVYQLFWDSTYNGWRMLSIWPSGQVYEEY
- a CDS encoding YajD family HNH nuclease — its product is MTRSFRPSRQRRRGAPVDAGELVRAARAQAAERAQGYRERSLALHGWICAKCAREFDASTLHLLTVHHRDGNHQHNPPDGSNWENLCVYCHEDEHSRGLLADYLSGRDD
- a CDS encoding phosphotriesterase-related protein, which encodes MSTINTATGSCGAGDLGITLMHEHLLIGWPGWESDRAAPPWDPREAKKICVDHMLQLKELGVTALVDPCPIDLGRDVELAAEVSQASGVRVICATGLYKEDAGAAPYYKFRGGFTDTVAEMTETFVKELTEGIGPTGIRAGVIKVATGPHRVTDYEKAVITAAARAHKATCAPITTHTDEGTMGREQLAILTAEGVDPAHVVIGHSCGSADLRYHVDLLDAGAYLGFDRFGLELLHPDRLRLASLIGLLGIGFERQIVLSHDSVWCWRGRPLPLPVETLAPQWDPRHVFLHIVPALRDAGVPQAKIDAMLVDNPRRYFGAR
- the yccX gene encoding acylphosphatase — translated: MVTTSVRLIVRGRVQGVGFRYATVEQGRRLGLAGWARNLPDGAVEVVAAGDVDAVERLVAWCRQGPPSARVASVERGEGPRDGPPAGFAVRY